The Coccidioides posadasii str. Silveira chromosome 2, complete sequence genomic interval GCAAGAGATGTACAAAGGCGAATCGTCGCTGCATCGTCACGGTGCCGACTCGAAAACGACAAAGGAAGGCTGATAGTCGCGTTGCAGAACTGGAAAAAAAGATCGATGCGTTGACTGCCAGCTTGCACGCGTCGAGAGCGCAGAATTCGAGTGGTGATCAGCCCGATCCGCCGTTGCGCCAGACGCTGGAACAAGAGGGACTCAGTGCACGCTGGTTGGGACAATTTCCGTCTCGTAACAATTCGTTATCGGGACCACAGTCGAATGGAGCTTCAGTGTTTGCGGGCGCGAAGAGACATCATAGCGGGGAGCTTAAGAAACCGCCAGTGAGCCGCATTTTTGCTCCACTGCCGGCGCGACACCGCAGCCCATCGGACGATGGACCTACGGGTGCGCACAATGCACATATGCGTGGGAGTGGCGATGGAGACTGGCCGCCGTTGTATTCTTCCTTTGAACCTGAAGCCAAACCTCGAGTGGAAAATGAATACAGGGATGTTATTGACCGAGGGGTTGTCGATATAGAAACTTCGACAAAGGCGTTTGAGCGTTACGTGAACGATATGGCCCCATCTGCTCCTTTTGTTGTGTTCCCCCCAGGCACCACGATGTCCGACGTCCGCCGCACGAAACCggttctttttctttcaatTCTCTCCATATCAATCGCTACATTTTGCCCTCAATTACAGCTGCCATTACAGAATGAAACACACCGTGTATTTGCAGATCGAATTCTGGTACGGGGAGAGAAATCACTCGAGCTTGTCCAGGCTCTCCTCGTGGCCACACTCTGGTATCTCCCCCCGGACCACTTTGAGGAACTCAAGTtctatcaatttattcatACGGCCGCTGTCATGGGCGTGGATATTGGAATGAACAGAAAAACCAAACCGAATTCCAAAGCTTCAGAGATGTGGAAGGAGATCTTTGGGAATAAAGTACTTATAGTCGACCCTAAGTCTCTTGAAGCGAGAAGAGCATGGCTGGGATGCTACTCCATGGCTGTCAAGTATGCTTCCCTTACACTCCTGGTTTTGTGCTTCTCCTGAAAATCGTCGAGGAAGTTACTAATTTGCACAGTGCCTCTATCTCTTTGAGAAGACCACTTTTCGTACGCTGGCAACCCTACAACGACGAATGCATCGATATGCTCAAGACCTCTCCCGATGCATTGCCTTCCGATCAGACTGTGATTCATTGGGTTAAACTAGCACATATTACGGAGGATGTTGGCTTCCAGTTTTCGATGGATGATCCTACCACCAATGTGAATATCACTGATCCAAAGATACAATATGCCTTAAAGGGTTTTGAGAGACAGCTGGATGACTGGCGTAAAGAGGTGCCATCGGATCTATATACTCGTAAGTCCGACTGATTTACTTTACGCCTGGGTTTCCTATAGAGTTAGCAAGATTGATGGCCTAAATAGCTGTACTTGCACATCACGATCACATATTAAACATATATATGCACGAGATCGGAATGCACATCGACCATAACATCGACGACTTCAAACCACCATTCATCGCGGATATTGGCGAGGACAGTCCAGCCGACCTGGGTACTGCGGCCCATGTTGATGCATTGACAACTTGTTTAACTTCGATTCACAAATCGCTTCAGTTGTTCTGCTCCATTGGGCACCAAGACCTGATGTGCCTTCCAACAATCTACTTTGTCCGTATGACTTATGGATCGATTGCACTACTTAAGCTGTTTTCGTTGGTGATATCGTCTGGGAGCCGGCTCAGCCACATTTTCAATCCCGCAGATTTCAAAGTTGAATATTTCCTTGACAAGCTAATCCAGCATTTACGAGCATGTGGCGACACGGATGGTGGACGTCTTGGAGCTAAATTCGCTCTGATAATAGCCATGTTAAAAAGTTGCTACATGCGAAGTAAAGATAAACGGCAGCCTTTGGTCGTGCCTCCTTTCCTTCAGCCGAGAGATTCTGACGACGCGAATCCTAACTCGTTGAAATTATCCGGTCTAAATAGCAAAGTAAGTACTCGTCATTGCGTTGATGCAAGGGTATATATCTAATCACTCTGCCCGTAGGCTTCTGCGGATGGCGGCCCAACACCCTTGCATGTTCTTAGCGAAGTAGCCACTGGCCATCCGCAAGATGTGACTTCGAAGCAGGAGCAGAGTAACCAACATCAAGCACCACAAATTTCACCACCAGGTGAAGCCAGAAATCCCTCTGTGACCATTCATCCGAGCACCCATTCCGAACCTATTGATCAGACAGCTCCGACCACCAAGACAATTCCCTCCGATACACCAATTTCCGGGCCCACCGGTGTTCTTATGACTCCCTACATTAATCAACAAATGGGACTTGGGCCTATCTCGGCACCTCATCCTGCCATCACTGCCGGATATCAACCAACATATAGCCAGCATCCAGGCTTCACACCAGCACCAGGAACGATGGAGGGGACAGGACAGCAGCAGGATGTCTGGTCGCAGGGATTCCTTCCGGACGCGGATCTTAATCTCGCATTGGCTCTTCAGGGCAATGTGTGGGATGATGACTTGTTTTCATTCGGGCTCGACTGGAGCGACAGAGCGTTTTGAATCGaattttatatatataacatTTTTAATATTTGGTCACACAATTTGCTAGTCGTGACTGCTGCCAGATCAAGAAATGGACGGACTTTTGGCGGATGTTGTCTCCCTTTCCCTTTGCCCCTTGTATTCTTTCTCCCTGTGGCATTTTTATGGCAATAGTATGTTGTGTGTTATATCCAGCGTGGAAAAAAGTTTTATTGGTAAAGGCGGTATTGGTAGTACCCTATGCTTCAGATACATTTCTCCCCTCCGGTGTTTTGGCTGGCACATGGATGTATGCGTCCACGATTGCACTGACAATTGCTCCTCTTGATTCCACTGCGATGAAGTTGGAAAGTCGCTTGAAAGTCTTTTACTACCATTGTAATCGATAGACGATAACAAGATCCTACAGTGGAATGAAATTCACTCCAAAGGTATTCTGAGTCAGGGTTTGTACTAACACACTCGCCATAAAAACGGCCAAATCTCAGGGAACTTGCATTCATATCTGCTACGATAAATGGGTACAGGCATCGCATCATAGGGATCTATACAATATGCATGCCTTTAGCCTTCAATGTTTGCGGGCACTGATGATGGGCCCATCTATGAAACAGGATCAGCTGTAGCGGAGCAAGGGGCCGAACTAGAAGATTGCGTGCTTTGTGACGATTACCGTTTCGACAATCACGAGTAGACGTTGGATCATTTTCCCAACAGAGGCTCATCTCTGAGAGAACCCTAAAGCACTCTCCTCCGGCTCTTCCGCTCGGCCAAATTTGGTTTCAACTGTCCGATGTTGGATTTAGGTCGGGGGCTGGCCATTTCGGGCTGGATCATTTTTAGTCCGAGAAGCAAAGTTGGAAGGTTCCAACCAATTTGAGGTCTGGGCTTCTTTCCCACCCTCTTCCGCTCACGTCCTGTCCAGGAGGACAGTAGCTCACCTCCATATCTTCGTTCTACTTACCCATTGCAGCCGAGTTCTTAAACCTCACAGTCACTAAGGGCTTCTCACAACCGGAAACAGAGGCAGCTTTTACGCGCGAAACAAAGAGCAGAGGCCCCGGACGGTTTGCCGGCCTCCTCGGTCTTTTTAATTATTATGCTAACAACCGTTAAGACCTGGGTTGCGTAAAACACCATGCGGAGCCGTTTTATTGCGGTGCAACAGAAACGTGATCTAGCGGATTTGACGTCGTACACCCGTCACACTCGACGACAAGAGGGAAGTCCTTCAGGCCTTTTATGCCACCTATAGGAGTTTGGAATGGACCGCTGTGCGCTCAGTCTTGCAGTCAAAATCGAATTCATTGTTTATGAATCGTTCCCACTCGGATCGGAGAGTTGCATAATGACCCGAAGCGACATGCCATGTTTGCCATTATTCCCGAAGTCTTCGTGAACGCATCTAATATGCTCATTGGACACGGCCTGCCTAGAGATACATCCGCAGTCACCATGGGATGGGCCAGCAATCCGACCTCGTATGAACGAGAAATTGCGCTTCAGTGGTGAGCGCTTTTTCCTACGCTCAACGATTCTTGTTTTCCCAAGTCAGAGCGGCGGCATTGCTATTAAGACATAATATTATCCCGCAAGTCTAAGAGCAAAGAGTGTGCTAGTCTTAGATCTTCATTTCCTGGtaaagatgaaaagattACCCTCagctccttttctttttttttttcccccccttcaGATTCAATTGACCGGCTTTTCTCCCTTCAACCATCGCTGCTCTCCAGCCATTAATGTGCTGATCAAGCAAGTCGAGGGTGACAAGAGACCCCCTGGTAGAATAATTGGTGATCCCGATACCTCGTCGACCACAACACAATGCTCTCTCACAATGCTTGATCGGGAGCGATTGACAGTTCACCCAGCCAATAGCTCCCTGATACTTTGTATTAATATATCAGAACTGATGGTTATTTCCGTCCACGATACTGAGACGGGAATTATTTTACTCTAAAGAGGAGTGATCCACGCGGGTTTCCCATTCTCAAAATTGAATGCATTCGCCTTTCCGGTCTACTGCCCAAAACCGGTATGGTGCCTCGCTGAATGTGATACTACAATGAGGTCGGTATGTTGTCCAATGCCCGAAACTGGGCGGATGGACGTGGAGTTAACAAATGGCTCAAAGGAGCTGATGATATTTTTTACGTCTTTTACTTCATGTATAGTCTCAGCTGGAACATCCATCCAGGTCTCGATATCAGAGTGTGCTCATTCCACCTATACCGAGAGCTCGaggtgaaaaaaaaaaaaaaaaagaaaagggaaagaaaaggactGGGCAACTTCTCCTCGCTCTGGTTTGCTACCCATGATTCTTTGATCCCGGATGCAGCGGAATGTGCCACCAGGGATTTGCGTTGGGGAAATGCAGCCACTTTCTCATCTGGGCGGCTTGGGTTACAGCAGCTCTTTCTCTCACCTCACTTTGCGTGCGTCCAGGTGAACAGTGTTCCAGAAAACTGGCTGAAAGAGGAGTTGAAAGTTCAAGCAGCTGACTAATACTCGGCCCGAGGTTGCCGCGGGACCGGGTAGTTACTTACAACTAGAAGCGTCTTGCAGTCCCCGCTCGCCCTGTCGTTTGTAATCGACGCAAGTGAGAATTGGACAGCAAACAACCAGGAGGCCATCCGGTCTAGAAACCTTTGTTCGTGGAGCTACGACACCTGCCAACATAGGCGCATGCCCAGTAGATAATTAATAATGTCTCCAAGGTTAATATGCAACCAatgagagaagagaaactTTGACGAGACGAGGGAAAAGGGCCAATCAGGACGCTTCAACAACTAACCAGCTCAAAGCTTCAATCGAGATCTGTGCTCGGGCGCAGATTGTTTTCAAGCGAGGAGGAATTTCCCGCAAACTCTCTCCAGCAAGTCGACTGGGGTGGGAGTTACAAGCAATTGGTTGCTAGCTGTGCATATATATAATTAAGCGTGGAGGCAATGACAGAAAACTCCCTTGCATCCTCAGATGGTGTTCATAAACATACTATTATCATATAACTACATACAACTTTTAAAGCGGAtaatctactccgtacgtccAAATTTGATATTTTGGAATCCTAGGCTATCATGCCTGCCCTACCACAATACTTGACCGTGCAAACGAAAGGCATCTACCATGGCCTCCCGGTCTTCCCTCAATCACTCAAGGGCCTCTCGGCCATCGTCACTGGCGCCAATGGCATCTCTGGCGATCATATGATGCGCGTTTTGGCTGAGTCTCCTGAACGATGGACCAACATCTACGCGATGTCGCGTAGACCACCGGCAGTGCAGAGAAAATGGGTGGCCAACTTTAAGCACCTTCCACTGGACTTCTTGAATAGTTCTCCCGAAGAATTAGCCAAGTCCATGAAAGATAATGGGGTCAAAGCGTACGGTCTTCATATGCAGAATCTAAAGAAAGATGGATCACCATTTTGATAACCCGTGTCTGGCCAGGGACTacgttttcttcttttcgtATGTACAGGCTGAGCCGAAGGAGGGCCAGGGCCTGTGGTCTGACGCAGAGGAAATGACGAGAGTCAATGGTATTTTCCTGCCTTCgaaccttttttttgttctcaAACATGATGCTCTGTCGCTGATGGTGCCTCTGAAGTCTCCCTTTTGCGCAATTTTCTGGATGCGCTGAAGCTTTCAGGAATCATTCCAAAGAGAGTTATGCTCCAGACCGGTGCAAAAAATTATGGTGTGCATTTGGGGCCAACGATTAACCCGCAGCATGAGTCTGATCCTCGAGTGACACTCGAATCGAATTTCTACTATCCCCAGGAAGACATGTTGTTTGAGTATTGCAGACAAACTGGTGCTGGATGGAACGTTGTGAGGCCATCGTCAATCCTCGGGGCAGTCAAAGACGCAGCAATGAACTTGGTATACCCATTGGGAGTGTTCGGCGCCGTGCAATCATATCTGGGAAAGCCAATGGTCTATCCAGGTGACCTTAATTCGTTCCAAGCGGTGCAA includes:
- a CDS encoding uncharacterized protein (EggNog:ENOG410PG60~COG:K), with translation MLKTSPDALPSDQTVIHWVKLAHITEDVGFQFSMDDPTTNVNITDPKIQYALKGFERQLDDWRKEVPSDLYTPVLAHHDHILNIYMHEIGMHIDHNIDDFKPPFIADIGEDSPADLGTAAHVDALTTCLTSIHKSLQLFCSIGHQDLMCLPTIYFVRMTYGSIALLKLFSLVISSGSRLSHIFNPADFKVEYFLDKLIQHLRACGDTDGGRLGAKFALIIAMLKSCYMRSKDKRQPLVVPPFLQPRDSDDANPNSLKLSGLNSKASADGGPTPLHVLSEVATGHPQDVTSKQEQSNQHQAPQISPPGEARNPSVTIHPSTHSEPIDQTAPTTKTIPSDTPISGPTGVLMTPYINQQMGLGPISAPHPAITAGYQPTYSQHPGFTPAPGTMEGTGQQQDVWSQGFLPDADLNLALALQGNVWDDDLFSFGLDWSDRAF
- a CDS encoding uncharacterized protein (EggNog:ENOG410PG60~COG:K), with amino-acid sequence MHEIGMHIDHNIDDFKPPFIADIGEDSPADLGTAAHVDALTTCLTSIHKSLQLFCSIGHQDLMCLPTIYFVRMTYGSIALLKLFSLVISSGSRLSHIFNPADFKVEYFLDKLIQHLRACGDTDGGRLGAKFALIIAMLKSCYMRSKDKRQPLVVPPFLQPRDSDDANPNSLKLSGLNSKASADGGPTPLHVLSEVATGHPQDVTSKQEQSNQHQAPQISPPGEARNPSVTIHPSTHSEPIDQTAPTTKTIPSDTPISGPTGVLMTPYINQQMGLGPISAPHPAITAGYQPTYSQHPGFTPAPGTMEGTGQQQDVWSQGFLPDADLNLALALQGNVWDDDLFSFGLDWSDRAF
- a CDS encoding uncharacterized protein (EggNog:ENOG410PFDP~COG:S~BUSCO:6795at33183) translates to MPALPQYLTVQTKGIYHGLPVFPQSLKGLSAIVTGANGISGDHMMRVLAESPERWTNIYAMSRRPPAVQRKWVANFKHLPLDFLNSSPEELAKSMKDNGVKADYVFFFSYVQAEPKEGQGLWSDAEEMTRVNVSLLRNFLDALKLSGIIPKRVMLQTGAKNYGVHLGPTINPQHESDPRVTLESNFYYPQEDMLFEYCRQTGAGWNVVRPSSILGAVKDAAMNLVYPLGVFGAVQSYLGKPMVYPGDLNSFQAVQDMSTAMMNGYLEEWAVLTPAAANEAFNACDNSQFTFGKFWLRLAKWYGVGYELPDENAEYQAVQTPYEPPPRGFGPRATHRFRYTFSEWASKPEVQAAWKDLMKKHNLESNPFSNEKNRERIFGFADGMMLGVTALQFNMDKAHKLGFFGTVDTVESMRKVLEEFAELKMLPPLRESTGPSL
- a CDS encoding uncharacterized protein (EggNog:ENOG410PG60~COG:K) — protein: MDVGRHINPSAQTASTSANSDPQPPPHHSPSDSPHSPYSGQGHGDNRAVPGAAPGTVTGTGSNVGGPDSLADLKRPRACEACRQLKVRCDPDTNHPDGSCKRCTKANRRCIVTVPTRKRQRKADSRVAELEKKIDALTASLHASRAQNSSGDQPDPPLRQTLEQEGLSARWLGQFPSRNNSLSGPQSNGASVFAGAKRHHSGELKKPPVSRIFAPLPARHRSPSDDGPTGAHNAHMRGSGDGDWPPLNFDKGV